The sequence GGCAGGAGCACCGCCGGATCACCACCAACCTGTGCGGCGATGAGGCAGTGTGCAACACACTCCGCGGCAGTCGTCGCGGTACATGCATTCCCCTCGCACGTCGCCATGGACGCGTGCGCCATCGGATGTGTCATGGCACGCGACATCGCTGCCGGTGCGATGCCCGGCAGTCCCAGGAGGAGTACGGCTACGAGGAGGGTGGCGATGTGCTGTCCGCGGGAATCCATACACGCTGAGTATACAATGCGATCGCACAGCCGGCAATCCCCAGGATGATGGCCTGCGACGTGAGGCAGATGAGACACGCGGCACCGATGATGAACAGCTCGATGGCGGTGAGGGCGGCCTGGAAGATGAGTCCGAGAAGCGAGAGGACGAGGAGGAGCGTGACGGCGAAACGAAGTTCCGATGGCGCGCCGGTCGGGGGGTGCTTGTACGCCACGAGCGCGAGTGCCACGAGCGCGAGGAAGCCGACGATGCCGATCGCGGCCACGGGAATGCCGAAGAACTCCGACCACTGGCTCTTGTTCACGATGTCACACGAGAAACGCTCGCTGATGTTGCAGAACGCCGTACCGACCGGCGCGTAGTGCTGCCAGAGGCCGTATCCCGAAACGATGATACCGACACCCGAGAGGGCGACGATAGCCGCGAGCAATCGGCGAGCACTACTCGGCATATGCGCAGCTGGCGGCCTTCGCGAGGGCCTGGAGCGATTGGAGGCCAATGAGGCGGTTGCCGTCCGGGAACACCCATGTGGGGTAGCCCGTGATGCCTGCGGCCTGACACTTGGGCGATTGCGCCTGCGGATTGCCGGGCATCGCGCACTCGATGTAGGTGATGCGTTTGAACGCGCTGCCGAATCGCTTCTTCTGTTCGGCGCAGTTGGGGCACCAGTATGCACCGTACTCCACGATGCCGCGCTCCGTGAGACACATCGCGAGGGCCTCCGTTTCCGGATCAGCGTTCGATCGTTGCGACACGTAGACACCGCCGCTGATGAGAACGACTGCGGCGATGACGCCAATGGTGATGATGCTCGATTGCTTCATAGTGCTTGATGCGTTACTCACGCGCGGGACGATTATTTTTTATCCTTACCACGGCGCATGTCTATTGTCAAGCGTATGCTTCCTCGAGGTACTGCGCAAGCGTGTCACAGGGATCCGCGTGCTCGTGGCAGACGCGCCAAATCATGTTGAGGAGCGGGAGGGTGGTGTGCGTGCACTCGGCCCACGCGTGTGCGACGGCACTCGCCGCGACACCCTCCACGGTCATGCGCGTGAGGAGCGCGGGGATGTCGCAGTCCGCAGAGGCGCAGATCATCTCACCAAATGTCCGATTGCGTCCGGAGGGCGCAAAGCCGGTGGTTACGAGATCGCCGAGCCCCGCGAGGCCGTAGGCGGTCTCCGGACGCGCGCGCACGCGACGGAGCACCGTGACCATCTCCGCGAGTGCACGCTCCATGAGGAGCGCTTTCGTGTTCGTCGCGTACGCCATTCCATCGCACATGCCAAGCCCGATGGCGTAGACGTTCTTGAGTGCCGCCGCCCACGAGATGCCGATGAGGTCGCGCGAGCGTTGCACGGTGAACGTCGGACGCGCGAACGCGCGCTGCCAGAGGCGCGTCGCTGCGAGCGTTCCCGCGATGACCACGGCCGTTGGCGTTCCCGCGACGAACTCGGCGGCAACGGCTGGGCCTGCGAGCCCTGCAACGCTCCCGCGTGCGCGCCCGAGTGTGCGCGCGATGACCGCCGGCAGCGGAGAAAACGACGGCCCGTCAATCCCCTTTGCGACGCAGAGCACGGCAGCACCGCGCGCGAGAAACGGTCGCGCGTCGCGCGCCACGAGTGCCACCGCCGTGGACGGTACCGCGAAGACGACACCGTCAGCACCAACGAGCGCGCCCGCGAGATCGCCAGTCGCGCTGATGCGCTCCGCATCCAGGATAACGTCGGGGAGATACTTCTTTGTCCGATGGTGCGTCGCGATGTCGCGCACGACATCCGACTCCACGGACCACAACCGAACACGATAGTTGTTCGCTGCGAGGAGCGTGGCGAGCGCGCACCCCATGGTGCCAGCCCCGAGGATCGCGACGGTCATAGTGCACTGCTCAACCACTCAGGAGCCAACGGCGCACACCGGAGGACGCGCGGAGCTTGCTATCGAGCCCGTACCACGACCCCGCGCCAACGACGAGGAACGTGAGGAGGAGGAGTGCGTAGATCACGTGCGAATCCATCCAGCCATTCGCCGTATTCTGATCGAAGTGCGCGAAGTAGTACGAGAGCATGACGACGATGCCCCAGAAGCTCGACCACCGCACGGCGACACCGATGATGAGCGCAACGCCGATGAGCGTGAGCCCCCACATGTTGAGCTGATCCACCCACGCCACGCCCGCGAGGGACTGGAAGAGTCCCGCGAACGGCCCCGTCGCACCACGGAGGTAGCCGGCCGCCGACCACCCGCCTTCCGCGAGGAGCTTATCGAGACCCGCACCGAGGAACACCCATCCCATCGCCACGCGGAGGATGGTTATCATGGCAGCCATGGACTTCATACGATGTGCTCGTGAAGAATAGCGAAGAGGACTATGGTAGTACCGCCGGCAACGCTGCTGCAGGAATCGCCACCGCGTGCATCGCGCACGCGATCGCCGCGTGCTCACCGAGATCACGGTACACTGATGTCGCCGCAATCGCGCCCTGGGCGACCGAGGTGACTGTCTGCTTGAACCCCCATGCGGCATCTGCGACATCACCGGCTGCGTACACACCTTCGACGTTCGTTGCCATCGTCTCGGCCTCCACATCAATCTCACCATGCTCGTCCGTCCGCACGCCGAGCGATACCGCGAGCGCGGAGCGCGGAACCGATCCAATGGCGATGAACACTGCGGCAACGTCGAGGCGATCCTCGCCATCCACCGGTTGCTTGAGGTGCACGCCGGAGAGCGGTGGACCACCGAGGTACGCGATGACCTCGTTCTCGTAGAACACGGTCACCTTCCCCGCACGCACGCGCGCGTCGAGGCGATCACGATTGATCGGCTCTGCGCGATCAACGTTATCCTCGCGCGCGATGAGCACGACGCGGCTCGCACCCATGTCCGCGAGCTGATTGGCACTCTTCACCGCGCTATCGCCTCCGCCCACCACTGCCACGGGCTTACCCGCGTACACCGGCCCGTCACAGGTTGGGCAGTAGTGCAGGCCGCGCCGCTCGTACTCCTCCTCCTGCGGGAGTCCGAGTTTCCGGTGCTCCATGCCGGTTGCGAAGATGAGCGTCTTTGCCGCATACGTCGCATCGCCGACCGTCACCGAGAAGCAGTGACGCGCGCCCGTCACCGCAGATGCCTCGCCCTCAATGATCTCCGTGCCCAGCTCCTCGACCGCCTGTTGCCGCATGTTCCGCATGAGCTCGAACCCATCGGCTTGCGGTACGCCCGGGTAGTTCTCGATGACACCCGCGAGTGCCGTGTACCCGCCAAACGTCGGGCCTTCGATGAGGCCCACGGAAAGATTGTACCGACGTGCGTAGATCGCCGCCGCGTACCCCGCAGCACCGCCGCCGATGATGAGGAGGTCGTAGGGTTGTTGTGTCATAGTGTCCAGGTTATGGGCGGAGCATCGCGCCGAGGACCTCGATGTCCGTGGCGAGCTCGATGGGTGCCCAGTCGTCCGTGAACGGTCGGCGGAACGGATCGCGCTCCACGACGGCAAAATGGATACCCGAAGCGAGGGCGTCTGACGCACGCGCATCAATCACGCGATTGCTCGCAAGAACGATGCGGTTCCAACTCCTGGGCGTGCTCCCTATCATGACGTGCGGAAACGCGCTCCGGATGGTCTGCGTGAGCGACGCGAGGAGGCGCGAGTCGTCACGCGGCGCGTTAATGTTGAACGCGGCAATGCCGTCTTCCGCGAGGTGGCGCGCCACGAGCGCGAAGAACTCCTCGCTCACGAGATGTGCCGGAATCGTGAGCTGATCCGTGTAGGCATCTCCCACAATAATATCGTATTGCGCGTCCGTTGTCTGCAAGAAGACACGGCTATCCGCGTGCACCACGGGATAGGCCACGGGTGGTGGTGGGAAATGCGCCCGCGTGAGCGTCGTCACCGCCGGATCAATCTCCACGCCGGTGATGGCGATCTCTCGATCCGGAAACGAAAGCTCCAGGAGATGGCCGATGGTGCCGCCCGCATTGCCGAGGATGAGCACGCGGAGTGCGCGTCCATCGGAAAAGAGCGATGGCATGGCTGCGAGCGCGGTGAAGTACCCACGCGGAATGCTCCCCTCCTCCACCGCGATGGACTGCACGCCGAAACCCTCGTTGAAGATGAGCATGCGCTCGCGCGTGCCGGCCTCGCGCGGGGATGGACGGTCCACGATGCGAAGGTACTGGTAGCGCGACTCGGTGGCGGCGATGACCTCGCCGCCGAAGAACCATGGGAGCGGTGCGTCCGGAACACCGAGGAGCGCGGCCGCGAGCAATACTGCGACGGATGTCCCGCGACGCGCGTGCGGCAAGAGCATCGCACCCACGAGGATGAGCACGACCGACGCAACGATGATCGTGCGCCGCGTCCCGATCGTCGGGAGGAGGACGAGCGCGGGGAGGAACGTCCCCACGAGCGAGCCCACGGTGGAGAGCGCGTAGAGCGATCCCGCGACGCGACCCACCGCATCCTGACCGCTCGCCGCGAGCTGGATGAGGAACGGTGCCACCGTCCCGAGGAGCGCAATCGGAACGGCAAAGAGGAGCGTCACACTGAGGAATGAGCCGAGCGCGAGCGCGGTGAACCCACCGCTGAACGACAACGCATCGAGCACGAGCGATCCCGCGATGGCGCGTGTGGCGAACGCGGGGACGAGGAGGAGGATGCCCGCACCGATGATGATCCCGCCGAGCACACGCACGTGCGGATGCGCAGCCGCGATCCTCCCGCCCGCCCAGTACCCGAGTGCGAGCGCGAGCATGACGATACCGATGACGTTCGTCCACACGATAATGGACGCACCAAAGTGCGGCGCAATCGCGCGTGCCGCCGCCATCTCCGCCATCATGATGGCGGCACCAACGGCAAACGCGGTGAGTCGGTAGCGGAACATACGCTAGCGCGTGCGGCGTACCATCGTCGCCACGGCAACACCCACGAGTACCATGCTCCCGTACTGCGCCGGCGTGAGGCCGAGGTACGTGGTATCACTCACACGGAGGAAGTCGAGGAGGAAGCGACCGATCCCGTAGCACCCCACGATGAACGCGGTGGTAGTGCCGGGTCGCGCATGCAGACGCCGCCGCAGCAACCACGCGACGGCGAAAATCGTGAGCGCGAGCAGCCCATCGAGGAGTCCCATGTCCAACCGCCGCGTTCCATCGGGGAAGGGCACGCAGAGAAACCCATCGCACGGGATGCCCGCGTGGTCGTGGATCGAGAAACACCCGATCCGCCCGATGCACCACCCCAGCGCGAGTGGCAGAAGGAGGAGATCGCTCCAAGCGAGGAGCGAGCGCGTACCCTGACGCGGTCGAACGCGGAGCATGA is a genomic window of bacterium containing:
- a CDS encoding vitamin K epoxide reductase family protein, whose translation is MPSSARRLLAAIVALSGVGIIVSGYGLWQHYAPVGTAFCNISERFSCDIVNKSQWSEFFGIPVAAIGIVGFLALVALALVAYKHPPTGAPSELRFAVTLLLVLSLLGLIFQAALTAIELFIIGAACLICLTSQAIILGIAGCAIALYTQRVWIPADSTSPPSS
- a CDS encoding 3-hydroxyacyl-CoA dehydrogenase NAD-binding domain-containing protein, whose product is MTVAILGAGTMGCALATLLAANNYRVRLWSVESDVVRDIATHHRTKKYLPDVILDAERISATGDLAGALVGADGVVFAVPSTAVALVARDARPFLARGAAVLCVAKGIDGPSFSPLPAVIARTLGRARGSVAGLAGPAVAAEFVAGTPTAVVIAGTLAATRLWQRAFARPTFTVQRSRDLIGISWAAALKNVYAIGLGMCDGMAYATNTKALLMERALAEMVTVLRRVRARPETAYGLAGLGDLVTTGFAPSGRNRTFGEMICASADCDIPALLTRMTVEGVAASAVAHAWAECTHTTLPLLNMIWRVCHEHADPCDTLAQYLEEAYA
- a CDS encoding DoxX family protein, translated to MKSMAAMITILRVAMGWVFLGAGLDKLLAEGGWSAAGYLRGATGPFAGLFQSLAGVAWVDQLNMWGLTLIGVALIIGVAVRWSSFWGIVVMLSYYFAHFDQNTANGWMDSHVIYALLLLTFLVVGAGSWYGLDSKLRASSGVRRWLLSG
- a CDS encoding FAD-dependent oxidoreductase translates to MTQQPYDLLIIGGGAAGYAAAIYARRYNLSVGLIEGPTFGGYTALAGVIENYPGVPQADGFELMRNMRQQAVEELGTEIIEGEASAVTGARHCFSVTVGDATYAAKTLIFATGMEHRKLGLPQEEEYERRGLHYCPTCDGPVYAGKPVAVVGGGDSAVKSANQLADMGASRVVLIAREDNVDRAEPINRDRLDARVRAGKVTVFYENEVIAYLGGPPLSGVHLKQPVDGEDRLDVAAVFIAIGSVPRSALAVSLGVRTDEHGEIDVEAETMATNVEGVYAAGDVADAAWGFKQTVTSVAQGAIAATSVYRDLGEHAAIACAMHAVAIPAAALPAVLP
- a CDS encoding fused MFS/spermidine synthase, producing the protein MFRYRLTAFAVGAAIMMAEMAAARAIAPHFGASIIVWTNVIGIVMLALALGYWAGGRIAAAHPHVRVLGGIIIGAGILLLVPAFATRAIAGSLVLDALSFSGGFTALALGSFLSVTLLFAVPIALLGTVAPFLIQLAASGQDAVGRVAGSLYALSTVGSLVGTFLPALVLLPTIGTRRTIIVASVVLILVGAMLLPHARRGTSVAVLLAAALLGVPDAPLPWFFGGEVIAATESRYQYLRIVDRPSPREAGTRERMLIFNEGFGVQSIAVEEGSIPRGYFTALAAMPSLFSDGRALRVLILGNAGGTIGHLLELSFPDREIAITGVEIDPAVTTLTRAHFPPPPVAYPVVHADSRVFLQTTDAQYDIIVGDAYTDQLTIPAHLVSEEFFALVARHLAEDGIAAFNINAPRDDSRLLASLTQTIRSAFPHVMIGSTPRSWNRIVLASNRVIDARASDALASGIHFAVVERDPFRRPFTDDWAPIELATDIEVLGAMLRP
- a CDS encoding prolipoprotein diacylglyceryl transferase, with protein sequence MPSWYLTQFHLGPIPINIWGLFVAVGFLTATWLAVRLAPRYGMDPEHVLRVAMWAIVAGIIGARLGHVVFYEPAYYLAHPIDVLKVWEGGLSSFGGFLGAVIAVIIMLRVRPRQGTRSLLAWSDLLLLPLALGWCIGRIGCFSIHDHAGIPCDGFLCVPFPDGTRRLDMGLLDGLLALTIFAVAWLLRRRLHARPGTTTAFIVGCYGIGRFLLDFLRVSDTTYLGLTPAQYGSMVLVGVAVATMVRRTR